The Bifidobacterium asteroides genomic interval TCTGTCATCGAGCACCATCCAACACAAGCCACCGGCCGACCTTACGAATCAAGCGGTGACCCAGAGAAAAAGCCGCTCTCCGTCGACCATGGCGGGGAGCGGCTTTATTCAGGCCGGGCCGGGACGGTGAGGGGTCGTCCCGCTACTTGAGGGGCTGGGCATCCTTGACGGTGACCGAGATGTCCTTGCCGTTGGGTGCCTTGTAGGTCACGGTCTGGCCCTTCTTGGCGCCCATGAGAGCCGCGCCGATGGGCGACTCGGGGCTGATGACGTCGTAGTCGGTGGCCACGGTCAGATCCCTGGAGCCCAGCACATAGACCATTTCGTTGCCGGCCATGGTCAGGGTCACCAGGGAGCCGTTGCCCACCGTGCCCGCCTTGGGGGCCTTGAGGATCTTGGCGTTGCGCAGCTTGACGATCAGCTCGTTGATCCGTCCCTCGTTCTTGCCCTGCTCCTCGCGGGCAGCCTGGTAGCCGCCGTTCTCGCTCAGATCACCCTCGGCACGAGCCGCCGCGATGCGTTCGGTGATCTCGTCGCGGTACTCGCCCTGACGGTGGTCGAGCTCCTCCTTCAGCTTGTCGTAAGCGGCCTGTGTCAGCAGAATCGTCTTTTCCTCAGCCATGTGATTCCTCCTTGTTTGATGCGCTTGTCTCGTGGCCCGACCTGAACTGCAAAGTCAAGGGTATGAAAAAGGCGCCGGCCCTCACCGGCGCCTGGAGACCCTTGTCTACCGTGTCGATATGATGTCGATCACGAAAACCAGGGTATCGTCGCCGCCGATGCCCGCCTGGGGCATCCCCTGACGGCCATATCCATACTCCGGCGGAATGGAGACCACCAACCTGGACCCCACGTTGTGACCGGGCACCGTCTGGTCCCAGCCGCGAATGACCTGCCCCACGCCAATGCCGAAGCTGGCCGGCTGATGGCGCTGGAAGCTGGAGTCGAAGACCTGATCCGAACCCCAGACGACGCCGTGATAGTTGACGGTGACGGTATCGCCCTTGCGTACCACGGGCCCGTCCCCCTCGACCAGCTCCACGGCGCGCAGCCCGCTGGGCGCCGGACCATGGAAGGTTATGGTCGGCGTGGCGCCGAATTCGGCGTTCACCTCGGGCATGGATTGGTCACTCATGACAACTCCTTTGGTTTTCTTGCGTACCAGAGTATCGGTTCGTCGGCCGGGTGACAAGTTGCGACACTGCCGTCCAAGCCGATGAGGCCTTGGTGCCCCGGGTGGGAATCGAACCCACAAGCCGGTGAAGGCGGCGGATTTTAAGTCCGATGCGTATACCATTTCGCCACCGGGGCCGTAACCCATAACGCCTTAGTATATCATTCGCGCAGGAGGGTCCGGCCGTAGTCCAGGACCAGGCCATCCAGAAGGCCGTGCTCGCTGGCCACATAGGTTCCCGAAGCCAGCGCACTGGTACTGGCATGGCCCAGGCGCTCCAGCAGACGGCTCCAGATCAGGGCGCCGCCGCCGATCACATCCACACGGCCGGGATGGATGGCCTTGAGTTCCCTGCGCTCCTGCCGGCTCATGTTCAGCACCCGGTCGTCAACCCGGCGGGCCGCATCGACCGCAATGGACCGGCCATCGACGGCATGGCGATCGTAGACCTCGCATCCCAGGGCCAGGGCGCTCATGGTGGTGACCGTGCCGGAGACCCCGATCAGGCTGCCTACCCCGGCTACGGGAACCTGTTCGAAGGCCCGGTCGATCCAGCCGTCAACATCCTCCAGCGCCTGGTCGATCTGCTCCTGGGTGGGCGGATCGCCCAGCAGATGGCGCTCGGTCATCCGCACGGAGCCGATGTTCATGGAGTAGGAGGCCCTGACCTGGTCCACAGGCAGATCGCTCCCGTCCCCGCCCAGGACCAGCTCGGTGGAGCCGCCACCCAGGTCGACCACCAGGTAGGGCGCAGGAGGCATGTCGGCGCTGCCCCGCTGCTCCAGCACGCTGACCGCGCCCAGAAAACTCAGCGAGGCCTCCTGGGAGCCGCTGATGACCTCGGGCGTGACCCCAAGGATGGAGCGCACCCCCTCTTCGAAACTTTCTCGGTTGTCAGCGTCCCTGGTGGCCGAGGTGGCCACAAAGCGCAGACCATCCACCGGGTGCTCCTGCAGCTGCTGGGAGAAGAGCCGGCAGGCCTCAAAGGCACGGTCCAGAGCTTGGTCGGAAAAGCGGTGGTTGCGGTCCACGCCCTCCCCCAGCCGGATGACGCGCATCAGCCTGGGAGCCACCGGATGCAGCCCCTGCCGGTCCACCTGGGCTATCAGCAGACGTATGGAGTTGGTGCCGCAGTCCACGCCCGCCACCGTTACCTGATCCATGGAAGCCCCCTTCATTGGTTTTCCTGCTGGTTCGCTTGCCCGGATGCCTCAGTCCAAGGCTGCGCGCACCGGCAGACCTGCGTGTCGAATACCCGACGCACCAGACTCAGAACCCGGTCGCCCAGGGGATTGACCCCAGGCCCCATAACCAGGGACTGGGCAGCCAGAGCGTGCAGACACTTGACCCTCTTGGGCATGCCACCGGCCGAGATTCCGGCGATGTGTCCCTCGTCGTCGCCCAGCCGCTGGGCCAGGGCGGAACGGAAGGCCAGATAGAGCTCGTGGGCCCTGCGGTAGGCGCTGGCCAGGTCCGGATCCGAACCAAGCTCGGCATTCCAGTCGGCCATGACGCCGTCGGCCTCCAGCCGGGAGACGGCCTTGACGGCCTCGGGGCTGGTCAGATAGCAGGTGGTCGGAAAGGGTGTGCCGTCTTCCAGCTGGGGCCGGGTGACCACAGCCAGCGGATTGCCGCAGACGCAGCGGGCGCCCACGGCCACCATGCCCCGCGGATAGCGGCCCAGCTGCCGGTTCACGACGGCTGTCTGCTCCGGCGTGGCCGGGGTCGCCAGAAGCTCCTGGATACGGTCTTTGACCGCCGCCAGATCCCGGTCGGTAACCAGGCTGGTGGCTTTAGGCTCGACCCGGGCCTTGTCTGCGGCTTGAGATTCCACTGCTGCCTGGGGCCTTTTCTGGGCCTTGATCACGCTGTCCTCATCTTCCCTGATTGTTTCCTGCTGCTAAGTTCATAGTCGGAGTTCACTGCGCTCCCCCACCCTCGGATGGAGAGGGGCCATCAGAACCGCCTGGACTGCTTGAACCAGACGGACTGGCAGAGCCGGTCGGACTGGATTCCCCCTTGCTTCTGTCGGCAGCAGGATCCTGGTCGGCCTTGGCGAAGGAATAGGCCATCTCCTGATACCAGGGCAGGGAGTTCTTCCTGGGGGCCCGGACCCCCTTGCTTCCGGCCTGGTCCTTGTCCTTGCCTCCCGTGACCGCCTCCGGGTGCAGGACCCGGATGGCCTCCTCGTCAGGGAAGACGAATCCCAGCCGATCCCGGGCTTGTGCGGTCACATAGGCCTTGTCGTCCCAGCGCCGGATCTGGTTCTCCAGGTCACGCTTGTGCTCGACAAGCTGGGCCTGCTGGTTGCGCAGGCCGTTGAGCTCGGAAAGATTGATGGCGTAGGCGTGAAAGGTGGAGACCAGCTGGATCAGACCCAGGGCCACGATGATGACCGCCACAAAGAAGGTGATGGGTCCCGACGACCGCCTGCCTGTCCGCCGGTTGGCGCCGTCACGTTTGTTCTTGGCCATACCCATAAAAATACCCGCGGCAGCCGACGCGGACCGCCACGGGTAAAAGACTTCACAGTCGGGTCAAAACCTGCAAGGAGTCCGGCCCGGCTGGCAAGACCTTACTTGGTGTACTTCTTGCAGGCCTTGAAGGCGCTGTAGCCGGCGTACTCGGCGGTGGAGCCCAGCTCCTCCTCGATCTCCAGCAGTCGGTTGTACTTGGCGATGCGCTCGCCACGGGCCGGAGCGCCGGTCTTGATCTGGCGGGTGTTCTTGGCCACGGCCAGGTCGGCGATGGTGGTGTCGGAGGTCTCGCCGGAACGGTGGGAAACCATGGAGGTGAACCCGTTGGCGGTGGCCAGCTCGATGGCGTCCAGGGTCTCGGTCACGGTGCCGATCTGGTTGAGCTTGACCAGCAGGGAGTTGGCGGCCTTCAGGTCGATGCCCTTCTGCAGCCTCTTGGGGTTGGTCACCAGCAGGTCGTCGCCCACGAACTGCAGGCGGTCGCCCATGGCGGCGGTGATCTTCTGCCAGGCGCCCCAGTCCTCCTCAGCGAAGGGATCCTCGATGGAGACCAGCGGGTAGCGCTCGACCAGGCCCTGGTAGTAGTCCAGCATGTAGTCGGCGTCGCGGTCCTCGCCGTCGAAGTGGTACTTGTCGGTGTCCTTGTTGTAGAACTCCGAGGAGGCCACGTCCAGGCAGAGGCCGATCTGCTTGCCGGGCTCGTAGCCGGCAGCTTCAATGGCGTCGACGATGTACTTCAGGGAGTCCTCGTTGGACTTCATCTTGGGGGCAAAGCCGCCCTCGTCGCCCAGGCCGGTCTCGTGGCCGTCCTTCTTCAGGATGCCCTTGAGGGTGTGGTAGACCTCGACGCCGGCGCGCAGGGCCTCCCGGTAGGAGTCGAAGCCGTAGGGGGAGATCATGTACTCCTGGATGTCGGTGGCGAAGTCAGCGTGGGCGCCGCCGTTCATGATGTTCATGTTGGGCACAGGCAGGATGTGTCCGTTGGTGCCGCCCAGGTAACGGTAGAGGGGCAGCTCGGCGGACTCGGCAGCCGCATAGAGCGCAGCCAGGGAGACGCCCAGGATGGCGTTGGCGCCCAGCTTGCCCTTGTTGGGGGTGCCGTCCAGGTCAATCATGGTCTCGTCCAGGGCGCGCTGATCGGTGGCGTCCATGCCGATGACATTGGGAGCGATGGTCTCATTGACCGCCTTGACGGCGTCCAGCACACCCTTGCCCTGATAGCGCTTCTTGTCGCCATCCCTACGTTCCCAGGCCTCGGCCTCGCCGGTGGAGGCACCGGAGGGAACCAGACCACGCCCCTCGGCGCCGTCCTCGGTCTGCAGAACGACCTCGACGGTCGGGTTGCCACGGGAATCAAGAATTTCGCGCGCGAACACGCTTTCAATTGCTGCCACAACTGCTCCTTCAATAAGTTGTTGTGATGTCTCTTACAGGATACTAGTTTTGTTGGACGGGGGCGGGACCCGCTGGCGTGCCATCGTCCGAGGACTTGGGCAGCCCCCAGGCCAGGTCGTCCAGCAGGGTGTCCACCCAGGCGGTCATGGCCGCCGAATCCATGGGCCCCGATCCCAGGGAGCCCGCGAAGGGCGCCGGGATCAGCAGGGTCTGCGTCACCGGGCGGTACTGGCTGCCCTTGTATATTCGTGCGATCCTGGCCTGCAGGGAGTCGGGCATGGTCACGGGCCTGATCCGCACCCGGGTGCCCTGGGAGGCGATCTCCGAAATGCCCATGGAGCGAGCCTTGGCCCGCAGCCTGGCCACCGCGAAGAGGGTGTCGAACTGGGCGGGCGGACGTCCGTATCGGTCGGTCAGCTCCTCGTGCAGGTCGCGCAGATCCTGCTCGTTGCGGGCCGAGGCCAGCTTGCGGTAGGCCTCCAGACGCAGCTTGTCCGAGTCGATGTAGTCCACCGGAATGGAGGCCTCCAGGGGCAGGTCGATGCTGACGGTGACCGGCTCGGTCCGCCCGGGCTCCTTGTACTCTTCCACCGCCTCGGAGACCATGCGCACGTAAAGGTCGAAGCCGACCCCCTCGATGTGGCCGGACTGCTCATCGCCCAGCAGGTTGCCGGTGCCGCGCAGCTCCAGGTCCTTCATGGCCACGTCGTAGCCGGACCCCAGGGCCGTGTTCTGGGCGATGGTGGCCAGCCTGTCGTGGGCGGTCTGGGTCATGGGCTTGCTGGGATCGTAGAGGAAGTAGGCGTAGGCGCGCTCCCGGCCGCGTCCCACCCGGCCGCGCAGCTGGTGGAGCTGGGAGAGCC includes:
- a CDS encoding FtsB family cell division protein; amino-acid sequence: MAKNKRDGANRRTGRRSSGPITFFVAVIIVALGLIQLVSTFHAYAINLSELNGLRNQQAQLVEHKRDLENQIRRWDDKAYVTAQARDRLGFVFPDEEAIRVLHPEAVTGGKDKDQAGSKGVRAPRKNSLPWYQEMAYSFAKADQDPAADRSKGESSPTGSASPSGSSSPGGSDGPSPSEGGGAQ
- the eno gene encoding phosphopyruvate hydratase → MAAIESVFAREILDSRGNPTVEVVLQTEDGAEGRGLVPSGASTGEAEAWERRDGDKKRYQGKGVLDAVKAVNETIAPNVIGMDATDQRALDETMIDLDGTPNKGKLGANAILGVSLAALYAAAESAELPLYRYLGGTNGHILPVPNMNIMNGGAHADFATDIQEYMISPYGFDSYREALRAGVEVYHTLKGILKKDGHETGLGDEGGFAPKMKSNEDSLKYIVDAIEAAGYEPGKQIGLCLDVASSEFYNKDTDKYHFDGEDRDADYMLDYYQGLVERYPLVSIEDPFAEEDWGAWQKITAAMGDRLQFVGDDLLVTNPKRLQKGIDLKAANSLLVKLNQIGTVTETLDAIELATANGFTSMVSHRSGETSDTTIADLAVAKNTRQIKTGAPARGERIAKYNRLLEIEEELGSTAEYAGYSAFKACKKYTK
- a CDS encoding FKBP-type peptidyl-prolyl cis-trans isomerase; this encodes MSDQSMPEVNAEFGATPTITFHGPAPSGLRAVELVEGDGPVVRKGDTVTVNYHGVVWGSDQVFDSSFQRHQPASFGIGVGQVIRGWDQTVPGHNVGSRLVVSIPPEYGYGRQGMPQAGIGGDDTLVFVIDIISTR
- a CDS encoding Ppx/GppA phosphatase family protein; translation: MDQVTVAGVDCGTNSIRLLIAQVDRQGLHPVAPRLMRVIRLGEGVDRNHRFSDQALDRAFEACRLFSQQLQEHPVDGLRFVATSATRDADNRESFEEGVRSILGVTPEVISGSQEASLSFLGAVSVLEQRGSADMPPAPYLVVDLGGGSTELVLGGDGSDLPVDQVRASYSMNIGSVRMTERHLLGDPPTQEQIDQALEDVDGWIDRAFEQVPVAGVGSLIGVSGTVTTMSALALGCEVYDRHAVDGRSIAVDAARRVDDRVLNMSRQERRELKAIHPGRVDVIGGGALIWSRLLERLGHASTSALASGTYVASEHGLLDGLVLDYGRTLLRE
- a CDS encoding GreA/GreB family elongation factor produces the protein MAEEKTILLTQAAYDKLKEELDHRQGEYRDEITERIAAARAEGDLSENGGYQAAREEQGKNEGRINELIVKLRNAKILKAPKAGTVGNGSLVTLTMAGNEMVYVLGSRDLTVATDYDVISPESPIGAALMGAKKGQTVTYKAPNGKDISVTVKDAQPLK
- a CDS encoding DUF501 domain-containing protein, whose translation is MVTDRDLAAVKDRIQELLATPATPEQTAVVNRQLGRYPRGMVAVGARCVCGNPLAVVTRPQLEDGTPFPTTCYLTSPEAVKAVSRLEADGVMADWNAELGSDPDLASAYRRAHELYLAFRSALAQRLGDDEGHIAGISAGGMPKRVKCLHALAAQSLVMGPGVNPLGDRVLSLVRRVFDTQVCRCAQPWTEASGQANQQENQ